The genomic segment CGGTCCTGTGCATCGACCACCCCAATGTCCAGGAGTTGATCCCCTCCGTGGAGAAGACCTTCGTCACCTACGGGTTCTCCCGTTCCGCGGACTACCGCGCGGAAGAGGTGGTCGCGTCCGGGATGACGAACCGGTTTGCCGTCTTCGCGAGGGGCGAGCGGCTCGGCGAGGTCCTCCTCCGGGCGCCCGGGCGCCACAACGTCAGCAACGCCCTGGCGGCGGCGGCGGTCGCCCTGGAACTCGGGATCCCGTTCGACCAGGTGAGCGCGGGCCTCTCCGCGTACGCCGGAGTGGGGCGGCGCTTCCAGGTGAAGGGAGAGATCGACGGCGTCACGGTGGTGGACGATTACGGCCACCACCCGGTGGAGGTCCGGGCGACCCTTGCCGCGGCGCGGGAGGTCTGGCCCGACCGGCGCATTGTCGTCGGATTTCAACCGCACCGGTACTCGCGAACCCGGGCGTTGTTCAAGGAGTTCCTCTCGGCGTTCCAGGACGCGGACGTGCTGCTCGTCTTTGACGTGTACTCCGCGGGGGAGGCGCCGATCGAGGGCGCCACCGGTGAAGCGTTGTGCTCTGCGGTCCGGGAGCGCGGACACCGGGAGGCCCGGTATTTGGGCAAATCCACGGGTGCGGGGGAGGCGGTTCGCGCCCTCCTGCGACCGGGGGATATCTTTCTGACGATGGGGGCCGGCGATGTCTGGAAACTGGGCGAAAGCCTTCTCACGCGGTAGCGGCGGGAGGGGCAGAGAGGCTGGGGCGGTCGTGCGGAACATCGAAGTCGCGTTCCATGTGAAGCTGCGGGAGTACACCACCATCGGGATCGGGGGCGCCGCCGATCGGCTGGTGTTTCCGCGGTCGGCGGCACAGGTCCGGGAGGTCGTTCTGGCGGAGGGCCGTTCGGGTCGCCCCGTACAGGTCCTGGGGGCGGGATCCAACCTCCTGGTGGCGGACAGCGGCGTGTCGGCCACCGTGCTGTGCACGAAGAAGCACCTCTCCAAGGTGGTGTTCCTCTCCGGCGGATCGGTGGTCGTCGAGGCGGGAGCGATGCTCCCCCGGTTGGCCGTTCTCTGCGCCCTGTCCGGACTTTCGGGGATGGAGCCGCTCTCCGGGATCCCGGGAACGGTGGGCGGCGCGCTGTCGATGAACGCCGGGGCCTACGCGCAGAGCATCGGGGAGTTGGTGGAGTGGGTGGAAGTGGTCGACGCCGAGGGGGAGATCCACCGGGTCGAGGCGCGGGCGATCCGGTTCGGGTACCGGGAGGCGAAATATCCCGTCCAGGGGATCGTGGCGCGGGCCGGGTTCCGGTTCGGGCCCGGGACGAGGGAGGCCGTTTTCGAGCGGATGCGGCAGTTCAACGAGAAGCGTCGCGCCAGCCAGCCGTGGGGGGAGAGGACCTTCGGATCCGCGTTTCGCAATCCTCCCGAGGGCGCGGGAAAGGCCAGGGAACTGCTCGAGCGGGCGGGGATGAAGGGTGAGCGGGAAGGGGACGCCTGCTTCTCCGAGAAGCACGCCAACTTCCTCGTGAACCGGGGACGCGCCACCGCGGCGGATGTCCGGCGGCTCCTGTCCCGCGGCCAGAGCGCGGTGCGGGTGTCCTGCGGCGTCCTGCTCCTGCCCGAGGTCAAAATGTGGGGGGACTTCGATGTCTGAACGGCTCGCATTCGCCGGGAGGAAAGTGGGCGTGTTCCTGGGCGGGGTTTCCGCGGAGCGGGAGGTCTCCCTCCGGACGGGAGCGGCGGCCGCCGCGGCCTTGC from the Deltaproteobacteria bacterium genome contains:
- the murC gene encoding UDP-N-acetylmuramate--L-alanine ligase codes for the protein MYRKGLPIHFVGIGGIGMSGIAELLLNLGYRVSGSDLRRSDTTERLERLGAVVRTGHSASNVPADGHVVVVSSAVRPDNPEVLEAHRRKIPVIPRAEMLAELMRMKYGIAIAGTHGKTTTTSMVATVLATAGWDPTAVVGGKLNSLGSNAKLGQGEFLVAEADESDGSFLKLSPTVAVVTNIDPEHLDFYSGIGQIKETFLHFINKVPFYGFSVLCIDHPNVQELIPSVEKTFVTYGFSRSADYRAEEVVASGMTNRFAVFARGERLGEVLLRAPGRHNVSNALAAAAVALELGIPFDQVSAGLSAYAGVGRRFQVKGEIDGVTVVDDYGHHPVEVRATLAAAREVWPDRRIVVGFQPHRYSRTRALFKEFLSAFQDADVLLVFDVYSAGEAPIEGATGEALCSAVRERGHREARYLGKSTGAGEAVRALLRPGDIFLTMGAGDVWKLGESLLTR
- the murB gene encoding UDP-N-acetylmuramate dehydrogenase: MRNIEVAFHVKLREYTTIGIGGAADRLVFPRSAAQVREVVLAEGRSGRPVQVLGAGSNLLVADSGVSATVLCTKKHLSKVVFLSGGSVVVEAGAMLPRLAVLCALSGLSGMEPLSGIPGTVGGALSMNAGAYAQSIGELVEWVEVVDAEGEIHRVEARAIRFGYREAKYPVQGIVARAGFRFGPGTREAVFERMRQFNEKRRASQPWGERTFGSAFRNPPEGAGKARELLERAGMKGEREGDACFSEKHANFLVNRGRATAADVRRLLSRGQSAVRVSCGVLLLPEVKMWGDFDV